From the genome of Tautonia marina, one region includes:
- a CDS encoding Card1-like endonuclease domain-containing protein, translated as MRILLCLLSEQHVPNLLSVHHFKPDRLVLVETGEMRRRHAAEHLLGALEAGSLDYTDRHEVQPLEHEDSLPEVRRALQEAFGRHPSAEWIVNLTGGTKPMSIAAFMFFSVMDASSIYLSGREPNLIRWMDGSKVEPCDYRPSIAEFLAGYGFPSRKPPEKVAEAEERARGWWDLARVLATQSTADGLIRFEDDRERGKARDRGFDLERRHLEPGAIADPDLLRAINMHFGLAEQDGVPTGKLDKYQTQFLLGGWLEVFIWGLLDRHRDALDIWDVRLGLEPTSPDTRVGNDFDVAFMHRYRLWMVECKTGSQEHDPGGDILYKVEAVIRQFRALHVRTALATTSDFLTDPRTGTIREGHRNRAASYGCALVTRDQVRAMAEADDPVDLIREALGLR; from the coding sequence ATGCGTATCCTCCTCTGCCTGCTGTCCGAGCAGCACGTGCCCAACCTGCTCTCGGTCCACCACTTCAAGCCCGACCGGCTCGTGCTGGTCGAGACCGGGGAGATGAGGCGGCGTCACGCCGCCGAGCATCTCCTCGGGGCCCTAGAGGCCGGCAGCCTGGACTACACTGACCGGCACGAGGTCCAACCGCTGGAGCACGAGGACTCCCTGCCCGAGGTCCGTCGCGCCTTGCAGGAGGCATTCGGACGCCATCCATCGGCCGAGTGGATCGTGAACCTGACGGGTGGCACCAAGCCGATGTCCATCGCCGCGTTCATGTTCTTCTCGGTGATGGACGCCTCGTCGATCTACCTCAGTGGCCGGGAGCCGAACCTCATCCGCTGGATGGACGGTTCGAAGGTCGAGCCTTGTGACTATCGGCCCAGCATTGCCGAGTTTCTCGCCGGTTACGGGTTTCCCTCACGAAAGCCCCCCGAGAAAGTCGCCGAGGCCGAGGAGCGAGCACGAGGATGGTGGGACCTGGCGCGGGTCCTGGCGACCCAGAGCACTGCCGACGGCTTGATCCGCTTCGAGGACGATCGGGAGCGAGGCAAGGCCCGGGACAGGGGCTTCGACCTTGAACGCCGGCACCTGGAACCCGGGGCGATCGCGGACCCGGACCTCCTCCGAGCCATCAACATGCACTTCGGCTTGGCCGAGCAGGACGGCGTACCGACTGGCAAGCTGGACAAGTACCAGACGCAATTCCTGCTGGGGGGCTGGCTGGAAGTCTTCATCTGGGGCCTGCTCGATCGCCATCGGGACGCTCTGGACATCTGGGACGTGCGGCTCGGGTTGGAGCCGACGAGCCCAGACACTCGGGTTGGCAACGACTTCGACGTGGCCTTCATGCACCGTTACCGGCTCTGGATGGTCGAGTGCAAGACCGGCAGCCAGGAGCACGACCCCGGCGGCGACATCCTCTACAAGGTCGAGGCCGTCATCCGTCAGTTCCGGGCCCTGCACGTGCGTACTGCCTTGGCCACGACCTCCGACTTCCTGACCGACCCCCGGACCGGCACAATCAGGGAAGGACATCGCAACCGGGCTGCGTCCTACGGCTGTGCGTTGGTGACCCGCGATCAGGTCCGTGCCATGGCCGAGGCCGACGACCCTGTCGATCTGATCCGAGAGGCCCTGGGGCTCCGATGA
- the cas6 gene encoding CRISPR system precrRNA processing endoribonuclease RAMP protein Cas6 — MTPSLDTAVLRELNVRAWRLHLSTPGVLVTVPLLRGVWGAALRDGSQERYREVFEGDEVRVPRYLMRPAPREADPAPAVEFIVFGRTDQDTDSALWAAWDEAERRGLGPERRPFRITAAIPLAWDETPLGPARVQPGFALDPMPWPTGSIAAGCRIDIPAPLRLLRQGRLIDAPTPADLALAALRRIGGLLGSVADPLWERRADWLDAARAVPHRPWRGRRLDLVRYSGSQHREVELRGVVGSLDLPHGPGPLAPLLAAAQWLHLGKGTVMGLGQVRILPLDVDKTHR, encoded by the coding sequence ATGACACCGTCATTGGACACAGCGGTATTACGGGAACTGAACGTCCGTGCCTGGCGGTTGCACCTGTCAACACCGGGAGTCCTCGTCACGGTGCCCCTGCTGCGTGGCGTCTGGGGGGCGGCACTGCGTGATGGGTCGCAGGAGCGGTATCGCGAGGTCTTCGAGGGCGACGAGGTTCGAGTACCCCGCTACCTGATGCGACCGGCCCCACGCGAGGCTGACCCGGCACCGGCCGTGGAGTTCATCGTCTTCGGTCGGACGGACCAGGACACCGACTCGGCCCTGTGGGCAGCCTGGGACGAGGCCGAGCGGCGGGGCCTCGGCCCCGAGCGGCGGCCGTTTCGCATTACGGCGGCCATCCCTCTGGCCTGGGACGAAACCCCACTGGGGCCGGCACGGGTGCAGCCGGGGTTCGCTCTGGACCCGATGCCCTGGCCGACCGGGAGCATCGCCGCAGGCTGTCGGATCGACATCCCGGCCCCCTTGCGTCTGCTCCGCCAGGGTCGGTTGATCGACGCGCCGACGCCCGCCGACCTGGCACTCGCCGCCCTCCGCCGGATCGGGGGCTTGCTTGGATCGGTGGCCGATCCCCTCTGGGAACGACGGGCCGACTGGCTCGACGCTGCCCGAGCGGTGCCGCACCGGCCCTGGCGCGGCCGACGGCTCGATCTGGTCCGCTACTCTGGCTCTCAGCATCGTGAGGTTGAGCTACGCGGCGTCGTCGGCTCACTCGACCTTCCCCATGGCCCCGGTCCGCTCGCCCCGCTCCTGGCCGCCGCCCAGTGGCTCCACCTGGGAAAGGGAACTGTCATGGGCTTAGGCCAGGTCCGTATCCTGCCTCTCGATGTCGACAAGACTCACCGTTGA
- the cas2 gene encoding CRISPR-associated endonuclease Cas2, protein MPTHGEATRYLVCYDIPDTPRRNRIAKCLDDFGGRVQYSVFEMVLDHRLFDKLIEELTAIVDPASDRVSVYPLCAACSRKSLLLGRRADEVRPGDEIVFIH, encoded by the coding sequence GTGCCGACCCATGGCGAGGCGACCCGCTACCTCGTCTGTTACGACATCCCCGACACCCCCCGGCGCAACCGGATCGCCAAGTGCCTGGATGATTTCGGCGGCCGCGTCCAGTATAGTGTCTTCGAGATGGTCCTCGATCATCGGCTCTTTGACAAGCTGATCGAGGAATTAACCGCTATAGTCGACCCGGCCTCCGACCGCGTCTCGGTCTATCCGCTTTGTGCCGCCTGCTCCAGGAAGTCGCTACTGCTCGGCCGGCGTGCCGATGAGGTCCGACCCGGTGATGAAATCGTCTTTATCCACTGA
- a CDS encoding putative CRISPR-associated protein — MRPATTLISTVGTSLFMPNLAGLRADDPDPVRNRLAAAYDAREWDAVAGALATLPPTERTCGAEINSIASLLARGYAVPDANLFFCHSDTDDGRAIGRVLTAYYRRAGHPIAETRVIDGLQDSDPSRFRTEGLRNLARVVCRLVRDYGPGACAINATGGYKAQIAVAVLLGQALGVPVYYKHERFDEIISFPPMPVALDVRAWMRHSGLLALLDAEGQVPAASLAEDLADGGEVLECFVDRVEVDGEEYLALSPTGQIVHETFRERFRTERDRLLPPPVLASEKHPPKLGGHGVILRHREELRRYLAAITDGVPQVRSCHTVYCNPDLPRPLMFRLRGEEVQGTWSDGSEAVTFAVESSATTDGQREAVVAALNDWLQAHR; from the coding sequence ATGCGACCCGCCACCACGCTGATCAGCACTGTCGGCACGAGCCTCTTTATGCCGAACCTCGCCGGGTTGCGGGCCGACGACCCCGACCCCGTGCGGAACCGGCTGGCCGCCGCCTACGACGCACGAGAATGGGACGCCGTGGCCGGGGCCCTGGCGACATTGCCCCCCACCGAGCGGACCTGCGGTGCCGAGATCAACTCGATCGCAAGCCTGCTGGCCAGGGGATACGCCGTCCCCGATGCGAACCTGTTCTTCTGCCACTCGGATACCGACGACGGCCGGGCCATCGGTCGGGTCCTGACTGCTTACTACCGCCGGGCCGGCCATCCCATCGCCGAGACGAGGGTGATCGACGGATTGCAGGACAGCGATCCCAGCCGGTTCCGCACTGAGGGCCTGCGCAACCTGGCCAGGGTTGTCTGCCGGCTGGTGCGCGACTATGGCCCCGGCGCATGCGCCATCAACGCCACCGGCGGGTACAAGGCCCAGATCGCCGTGGCCGTATTGCTGGGCCAGGCTCTCGGCGTTCCGGTCTACTACAAACACGAGCGGTTCGACGAGATCATCTCCTTCCCGCCGATGCCCGTGGCGCTCGACGTGCGGGCCTGGATGCGTCACAGCGGCCTGCTGGCCCTGCTCGACGCCGAAGGCCAGGTGCCGGCCGCCTCGCTCGCCGAAGACCTGGCGGATGGGGGCGAGGTCCTCGAATGCTTCGTCGACCGCGTTGAGGTCGACGGCGAGGAGTACCTGGCCCTCTCGCCGACCGGCCAGATCGTCCATGAGACCTTCCGAGAACGGTTCCGCACCGAGCGTGACCGACTCCTACCCCCTCCTGTGCTCGCCTCGGAGAAGCACCCGCCGAAGCTCGGCGGCCACGGCGTAATCCTCCGCCACCGCGAGGAGTTGCGGCGATACCTCGCGGCGATCACCGACGGAGTCCCGCAGGTCCGATCGTGCCATACGGTCTATTGCAACCCCGACCTGCCCCGCCCCCTGATGTTCCGGCTGAGGGGCGAGGAGGTCCAGGGGACCTGGTCTGACGGCTCCGAGGCGGTCACATTCGCGGTCGAGTCGTCGGCGACGACCGACGGCCAGCGTGAGGCCGTCGTCGCGGCCCTCAACGACTGGCTCCAGGCACACCGGTAG